From the Maridesulfovibrio frigidus DSM 17176 genome, one window contains:
- a CDS encoding phage tail protein: MRFTHNIKSKYLFLFLLLLISFVHSSAIAGDATSFDPTSVAVEPKAISGVPIGGVIPWTSGTVPDGFLECNGQSTSGYADLAAIVGGTVPDLRGEFIRGWDHGKGVDRGRSIKSSQNDAMESHAHTTTITISGSVTIPYGQGEGGSFTLHDQTQNARNFNVPFSGTGSGVSTPAGSGTENRPRNVSMMYIIKAE, translated from the coding sequence ATGAGATTCACACATAATATTAAATCTAAATATCTTTTCCTTTTTCTGCTTCTTCTCATTTCCTTCGTGCATTCATCCGCAATCGCGGGAGACGCAACAAGCTTTGACCCGACAAGTGTCGCGGTTGAACCAAAAGCAATCAGTGGAGTACCTATTGGCGGCGTAATTCCATGGACATCCGGAACTGTTCCGGATGGATTTCTTGAATGCAACGGGCAATCTACATCTGGGTATGCAGACCTTGCGGCAATAGTCGGTGGCACTGTTCCGGATCTCCGAGGAGAATTTATTCGCGGTTGGGATCACGGCAAGGGAGTTGATAGAGGACGGAGTATTAAAAGTAGTCAGAATGATGCGATGGAAAGCCATGCTCATACAACTACAATCACCATATCCGGAAGCGTTACTATCCCTTATGGGCAGGGAGAGGGAGGTTCTTTTACTTTGCATGATCAAACTCAGAATGCCCGGAATTTTAATGTACCTTTCTCTGGCACTGGAAGCGGAGTTTCCACGCCAGCAGGTAGTGGCACAGAGAACCGACCACGCAACGTATCCATGATGTATATCATCAAGGCTGAGTAG
- a CDS encoding type 4 pilus major pilin, whose amino-acid sequence MTLFETLGSLLIALIVFGGSAYMISKSMDNDKISTAEQNLSTFRLDLKQLYAGEPDFTDITTEIAVKNKIVPDSMLKSSGEIRNAWNGAVTVAEGTDATTFTITHNKVPEYACVKLATFQAGSWETITVNGVEIDQASGMVAAITNQLATANIIVFTSN is encoded by the coding sequence ATGACTTTATTTGAAACACTTGGCTCACTTCTTATAGCCTTAATCGTTTTTGGAGGATCAGCTTACATGATCTCTAAATCGATGGACAACGACAAAATATCAACGGCTGAACAAAACCTCTCAACCTTTCGGCTCGATCTAAAACAGCTTTATGCAGGTGAGCCAGACTTCACAGATATTACAACTGAAATTGCCGTTAAAAACAAAATTGTGCCTGACAGCATGCTTAAAAGTAGCGGCGAAATCCGCAATGCATGGAACGGAGCCGTAACCGTAGCAGAAGGAACAGACGCCACCACATTTACGATTACACACAACAAAGTCCCTGAATATGCCTGCGTGAAACTAGCAACATTTCAAGCCGGATCATGGGAAACCATCACTGTAAACGGGGTTGAAATCGACCAAGCAAGTGGAATGGTTGCTGCCATAACGAATCAGCTTGCCACCGCGAATATCATCGTCTTCACCTCCAACTAG
- the pilM gene encoding type IV pilus biogenesis protein PilM, translated as MQGLAVFFCLLGTMAMVSQEMPTQRNSSKAESIAVNYAIYRNAVNNFVTSNSTITTGEIPVSNLSIPSGWKSMRAWSNRIDSGNCYVWGAVQGNESEEIRKIFMGSFAIGVKRNGFLTNAHGADTPLPTFIPENSIVSVITQ; from the coding sequence ATGCAAGGATTAGCTGTCTTTTTCTGCCTCCTAGGAACAATGGCCATGGTCAGTCAAGAAATGCCAACCCAGAGAAACTCATCAAAGGCTGAGTCTATAGCTGTAAATTACGCGATCTATCGCAATGCTGTGAACAACTTTGTGACAAGCAATTCGACCATCACAACAGGTGAAATTCCCGTTTCTAATCTATCAATTCCATCCGGTTGGAAATCCATGCGTGCATGGTCCAACCGGATAGATAGCGGGAATTGCTACGTATGGGGAGCTGTGCAGGGAAACGAGTCTGAGGAAATCAGAAAGATTTTCATGGGTAGCTTTGCCATCGGAGTTAAACGGAACGGCTTTCTGACCAACGCTCACGGAGCGGATACTCCCCTGCCGACGTTCATTCCTGAAAACAGCATCGTCAGTGTCATCACCCAGTAG
- a CDS encoding type II secretion system F family protein — translation MVLPEINEILAKVFFNHKERIRIYRKLSAMTRHGVSVAESLLYLEKRYAKNYSPLTPVLTEVSARINSGSKLHEALQGFIPAEESMLIQSGVNSGKLCESLELSVKLIKARLKIISSVWKALSYPCLLICALITLLIVLSRYVMPRLTEISDPEFWQGSAQTLYQVTRFIDSTAGTLFLAGLILSFLISLATLKIWTGKIRVRFDNVPPWSFYRLITGSLWLFTLSTMMESGIQLSQSMNDMLATPGSSPWLKEKMHSVKAQLNLGKGLGQALDDSGYQFPSRTIIEDLRVYSKLPGFDSQLKLIAEEWLNEGMETIKVQAKVINMACIIGIIFMISNIVLAMTSLQQQLGQNIL, via the coding sequence ATGGTGCTTCCTGAAATTAATGAAATACTGGCTAAGGTTTTCTTTAACCATAAAGAACGAATTCGTATCTATAGAAAGCTTTCGGCAATGACCAGACACGGAGTCAGTGTTGCAGAAAGTCTGCTCTATCTCGAAAAAAGATATGCAAAAAATTACAGTCCGCTAACCCCCGTTCTTACGGAAGTTTCAGCGCGAATAAATTCAGGAAGTAAGCTTCACGAAGCTCTACAAGGATTCATTCCAGCAGAAGAATCTATGCTGATCCAAAGCGGAGTTAATTCCGGTAAACTTTGTGAATCTCTGGAACTCTCAGTAAAATTAATCAAGGCCAGATTAAAAATCATAAGCAGCGTGTGGAAGGCTCTCAGTTATCCATGCCTTTTAATTTGTGCGCTCATTACGCTTCTGATCGTGCTTTCAAGATACGTCATGCCCAGACTTACCGAAATTTCAGATCCGGAATTTTGGCAAGGCAGTGCACAAACTCTTTATCAAGTTACGCGATTCATAGATTCCACAGCGGGAACTCTATTTCTTGCCGGATTAATCCTCTCATTCCTTATCTCGCTGGCGACTCTCAAAATATGGACAGGAAAAATACGCGTCCGTTTTGACAATGTACCGCCATGGTCATTTTACCGTCTTATCACCGGTAGTCTCTGGCTCTTCACCCTTTCTACCATGATGGAATCGGGCATTCAGCTTTCACAATCTATGAACGACATGCTCGCCACTCCAGGCTCAAGCCCATGGCTGAAAGAGAAAATGCATTCAGTCAAAGCCCAGCTCAATCTGGGTAAAGGGTTGGGGCAAGCTCTGGATGATTCAGGCTACCAGTTTCCTTCCAGAACAATCATTGAAGACCTGCGGGTCTACTCAAAGCTTCCGGGCTTTGACAGCCAGCTAAAACTCATTGCCGAGGAATGGCTGAATGAGGGCATGGAAACAATCAAGGTTCAAGCCAAAGTCATAAACATGGCGTGCATAATCGGTATCATTTTTATGATTTCCAACATCGTTCTCGCAATGACTTCTCTCCAGCAACAACTTGGACAAAACATACTTTAG
- the pilV gene encoding shufflon system plasmid conjugative transfer pilus tip adhesin PilV yields MKANRKNKQAGFGLIEVLAGLLIFMLMLPMLADMMDRGMESIKQHSVSDHLASIMDAAASYTKENYDELITSSTATGATQITMDQLRTGEFLSSGFKDLNGWGQRYGIYVLEPTASDLQVLVLTYGGRTYSDKSRKFSSAIVPATAAMIGGAGGYIPIGDLPGQSATELRGSYGGWTVNLASTDIPIPAAGHIGGRAFLREEDIGKDFLYRVEVPGHPELNEMSTELDMTDHAIEGVKEIKFEEHTLADIDTTGFCNDADKNGRVFLDPAVGLYVCRNGQPEVIADTGNSQFLKGATIAVDGELIPKPICPTGITSDPQIFVAPSIFAEGPISKAIVAVQSWATDVGDNWQIHLRIRTADTGDTWITPPAGYGKVMVLTTCN; encoded by the coding sequence ATGAAAGCTAATCGTAAAAACAAACAGGCTGGATTCGGACTTATAGAGGTGTTGGCAGGACTTCTTATTTTCATGCTTATGCTTCCCATGCTTGCCGACATGATGGACCGAGGCATGGAATCAATCAAACAGCACAGTGTCAGCGATCACCTAGCAAGTATCATGGATGCGGCGGCTTCATATACCAAAGAAAATTATGACGAGCTGATCACGTCTTCGACCGCAACCGGAGCAACTCAGATCACTATGGATCAGCTTCGAACCGGAGAGTTCCTATCTTCCGGTTTTAAGGATCTGAACGGATGGGGACAACGGTACGGGATATACGTGCTTGAACCAACCGCAAGCGACCTGCAAGTTTTGGTGCTGACATACGGAGGCCGAACTTATTCTGACAAAAGCAGAAAATTCAGTTCAGCTATTGTTCCAGCTACAGCCGCCATGATCGGTGGCGCAGGTGGTTATATCCCCATTGGAGACCTTCCGGGACAAAGTGCAACCGAACTTAGAGGTTCTTACGGCGGTTGGACAGTAAATTTAGCATCAACTGATATCCCTATCCCTGCCGCCGGACATATCGGAGGAAGAGCTTTTCTGCGTGAAGAAGATATTGGAAAAGATTTTCTCTATCGCGTTGAAGTTCCCGGTCATCCTGAACTGAACGAAATGTCCACCGAACTGGATATGACTGATCACGCCATTGAAGGTGTGAAGGAAATCAAATTCGAAGAGCACACTCTTGCAGATATCGACACCACAGGATTCTGCAACGATGCGGATAAAAACGGACGAGTTTTCCTTGATCCGGCAGTAGGTCTTTACGTCTGCCGCAACGGTCAGCCCGAAGTCATAGCCGACACCGGCAATTCCCAGTTTCTCAAAGGAGCAACCATTGCTGTTGATGGCGAACTCATACCCAAACCCATCTGCCCTACCGGCATCACTTCCGATCCTCAGATCTTTGTAGCTCCTTCAATTTTTGCTGAAGGACCGATTTCAAAAGCAATTGTAGCTGTGCAGTCGTGGGCCACTGACGTTGGAGACAACTGGCAGATCCACTTACGCATTCGCACCGCCGACACAGGGGATACATGGATAACACCTCCTGCCGGATACGGAAAAGTAATGGTCCTCACAACCTGTAATTAA
- the pilO2 gene encoding type 4b pilus protein PilO2, protein MHTIKIKKKQYAVGFWWQILDGKGGKKLVMEQARKVATDFADREYNYVIARKQQFGLSSDSAKLNRIPSLACALVERSRSTWIGMFCLNDEENLWWICAVSKKTIVAEGDQLFTSREEAEAHLKSLKAMSDWGNHEFICETFGDTLNHFAGLIKSSERIQPLYPQANNKNLLIVVAAVIITVAGFSFWNDYQSDQLAEQQRIAAIKARTEAEKNKATISSDPGKYFTMPWKVSPMPLKFADAFLGAMHNTAPFNNGWKLETITRNEQGIYMAWSHQDGAEFTNLPCRSSFGSRPDLAEITIDYPKDLTRPEQTLANKSDATALLYELTRTLGAKLNLTWKAPEIKKNNNKLLNQSLDVIAPWIKGEWKLSGLPTGSAISNVLFTQMDSIPCLVISEISFTRNRCSMEGQIYAKY, encoded by the coding sequence ATGCACACAATTAAGATTAAGAAAAAACAATATGCGGTTGGTTTCTGGTGGCAGATTCTGGACGGGAAAGGCGGCAAGAAGCTCGTCATGGAACAGGCGAGAAAAGTAGCAACTGATTTTGCTGACCGTGAATACAACTATGTAATTGCCAGAAAACAGCAATTCGGACTTAGCTCGGACTCAGCAAAACTAAATAGAATTCCTTCTTTGGCGTGCGCCTTGGTGGAACGGTCCAGATCTACTTGGATCGGAATGTTCTGCTTAAATGATGAAGAAAATCTCTGGTGGATATGCGCTGTAAGTAAAAAGACAATTGTTGCTGAAGGTGACCAACTTTTCACTTCCCGTGAAGAAGCTGAAGCTCATTTAAAGAGTTTGAAAGCAATGTCAGATTGGGGAAACCACGAGTTCATTTGTGAAACATTCGGAGACACTCTCAACCACTTTGCTGGTCTTATTAAATCGTCTGAACGGATTCAGCCGCTCTATCCTCAGGCGAACAATAAAAACCTTCTTATAGTTGTTGCGGCTGTAATTATTACCGTTGCCGGCTTCTCTTTTTGGAACGACTACCAGTCTGATCAGCTTGCAGAGCAACAAAGAATTGCTGCCATCAAGGCTCGCACGGAAGCTGAAAAGAACAAGGCTACCATAAGCTCTGACCCCGGCAAGTATTTCACAATGCCGTGGAAAGTTTCCCCGATGCCTCTAAAATTTGCGGATGCATTTTTAGGGGCGATGCACAACACAGCCCCATTCAACAACGGATGGAAATTGGAAACCATTACCCGCAACGAGCAGGGTATTTACATGGCATGGTCGCATCAAGATGGTGCGGAATTTACCAACCTCCCATGTCGCTCATCTTTTGGATCGCGCCCAGATTTGGCTGAGATCACTATCGATTACCCCAAAGACTTAACCCGCCCCGAACAAACGCTGGCTAATAAGTCTGACGCAACAGCACTTCTTTATGAGCTGACTCGCACCCTCGGTGCAAAGTTAAACCTGACGTGGAAAGCTCCTGAAATAAAGAAAAACAACAACAAATTACTGAATCAGTCGCTTGATGTTATTGCCCCGTGGATCAAAGGAGAGTGGAAACTTTCCGGCCTTCCTACCGGCTCTGCAATTTCTAATGTCCTGTTTACTCAGATGGATTCAATCCCCTGTTTAGTGATCTCTGAGATCTCTTTCACTAGAAACCGGTGTTCTATGGAGGGTCAAATTTATGCCAAATATTAA
- a CDS encoding ATPase, T2SS/T4P/T4SS family, producing the protein MVLKSVSFTDLILHESGEAFMKGCDNCDQKLVPCEEDTKKEIEALHAEVLKVHTETGRHTFRVKYEDIGYRVALYEGVVWGSGKVFFLRRIQENVSDFTELGLPESLSDWLLNAKQTKGLILFTGAQASGKTFSASSLVATRLSTLGGHAVSFENPAEMPLDGKHGDFGFCFQAEIDHEEDLGEAIERSHRFASPNIIYIGEIRSKHAASEALRVCLGSDQQIVVATLHGFDLVTALERLVTMAREIDGDIASQNLAQGLLAVVHQQLEHVDGKTLLHVPQFLLAPFNDNFKGLRAKIKNGELAGLQEEMREQRNRIQFGGLEALCKD; encoded by the coding sequence ATGGTTCTTAAAAGTGTATCATTCACAGATTTGATTCTTCATGAAAGCGGCGAAGCTTTCATGAAGGGATGTGATAATTGCGACCAGAAGCTTGTTCCTTGTGAGGAAGACACCAAAAAGGAAATTGAAGCTCTCCACGCAGAAGTTCTCAAAGTTCATACTGAAACTGGAAGACATACTTTCAGAGTTAAGTACGAAGATATTGGTTACAGAGTTGCGCTTTATGAAGGTGTTGTCTGGGGCAGCGGGAAAGTTTTCTTCCTGCGCAGAATTCAGGAAAATGTCTCAGACTTCACGGAACTGGGATTGCCTGAATCTCTTTCCGATTGGCTTCTGAATGCAAAGCAGACTAAAGGATTGATCCTTTTTACCGGGGCACAGGCGTCTGGAAAAACCTTCAGTGCGTCATCACTTGTGGCGACACGGCTTTCAACGTTGGGAGGCCATGCCGTCAGTTTTGAAAACCCCGCAGAGATGCCTCTGGATGGGAAACATGGAGATTTCGGATTCTGCTTTCAGGCCGAAATTGATCATGAAGAAGATCTAGGTGAAGCCATCGAACGCTCTCACCGTTTCGCTTCTCCGAACATCATCTATATAGGAGAAATCCGTAGCAAACACGCAGCCAGTGAAGCATTACGCGTCTGCCTCGGCTCCGATCAACAAATAGTGGTGGCCACACTGCATGGCTTCGACCTTGTAACCGCTCTTGAAAGATTAGTTACAATGGCCCGCGAAATTGACGGAGATATTGCCAGTCAAAACCTTGCTCAAGGTCTTCTGGCTGTTGTTCATCAACAGCTAGAGCATGTTGACGGAAAAACTCTTCTTCATGTTCCTCAGTTCCTGCTGGCTCCTTTTAATGACAATTTCAAAGGACTCCGCGCAAAAATTAAGAACGGTGAACTGGCTGGATTACAGGAAGAAATGCGGGAGCAGAGAAACCGCATTCAATTCGGAGGGCTTGAAGCATTATGCAAGGATTAG
- a CDS encoding GspE/PulE family protein — MTNNEIPKELQERVLLLNDIIYISAEVADDAVLMSFLSYAARKGFKETKRLEAEEFQKLRKKNITKAETKSDIQDLAVQIIADAYDQGASDIHIGDYGPFASIQFRKLGMLQNYKQLMGEIGRKVIVAMYQTMSNSADTTFVAKERQDGRIVSNDFLPADVHSIRIHTEPLDCSMAENGTGTFMALRLLYDRTTAKGNLQDRLKTLGFSDRHIRRFQFLTQRSGLTLLSGPTGHGKSTLLKHIMECMAEDNPEKNFLAIEDPPEYPLERVKQVRVNTNDQDDNRGSAYRNAIAGAMRSDPDTIMIGEVRYPEAASAALDAAQTGHGVWTTVHANSALGIIQRMVSLLRAAQYPDPLEYLCDHTVLSGLHHQRLVPVLCPNCKMPLKDITKLPTDNELRRKSLPEAVLNRLFRAVNNMENVNIRGEGCKQCSGVGIIGQTVASEIVTTDHVILKAVRAGNMEAAHKHWRHEQNGQTFVSHAIDLIEDGLIDPYLTERRLGVPLNYAKAFDDFNLSSSDLDELAGSKNVEAPHGAS, encoded by the coding sequence ATGACTAACAACGAAATTCCAAAAGAACTTCAAGAGCGGGTGCTGCTCCTAAATGACATCATCTACATCTCAGCGGAGGTGGCAGACGATGCAGTTTTAATGTCTTTCCTGAGCTATGCGGCCCGTAAAGGTTTCAAGGAAACAAAAAGACTTGAAGCTGAAGAGTTCCAGAAATTGCGCAAGAAAAATATCACCAAAGCTGAAACCAAGAGCGACATTCAAGACCTTGCCGTTCAGATTATTGCTGATGCCTACGACCAAGGTGCGTCTGATATTCACATCGGAGATTACGGCCCGTTTGCCTCCATCCAGTTTAGAAAGCTGGGCATGTTGCAGAACTACAAGCAGCTCATGGGAGAAATTGGCAGAAAAGTAATCGTTGCAATGTATCAGACCATGTCCAACAGCGCAGATACCACCTTTGTCGCCAAGGAAAGACAAGACGGCAGAATCGTAAGCAACGATTTTCTTCCGGCGGACGTGCATTCAATTCGAATTCACACGGAACCGCTCGACTGCTCAATGGCGGAAAACGGGACCGGAACTTTCATGGCGTTACGCCTTCTTTACGATCGCACAACGGCTAAAGGCAATTTGCAGGATAGATTGAAAACTCTTGGGTTCTCCGATCGCCATATCCGCAGATTTCAATTTCTCACCCAGCGTTCCGGACTGACTCTTCTTTCAGGCCCGACCGGTCACGGTAAAAGTACACTGCTCAAACATATCATGGAGTGCATGGCCGAGGACAATCCGGAAAAGAACTTCCTCGCTATTGAAGATCCACCGGAATACCCGCTTGAAAGGGTAAAGCAGGTTCGAGTCAATACTAACGATCAGGATGATAATCGTGGCTCGGCATACCGCAACGCAATTGCAGGAGCCATGCGCTCTGACCCTGACACCATTATGATCGGTGAAGTCCGTTATCCTGAAGCGGCTTCAGCTGCTCTTGATGCCGCTCAAACAGGACACGGAGTATGGACAACAGTTCATGCAAACTCAGCATTAGGAATCATTCAAAGAATGGTTTCTCTGCTCCGTGCTGCTCAATATCCCGATCCGCTTGAATACCTTTGTGACCACACAGTTCTTTCCGGCCTTCATCATCAAAGACTTGTGCCGGTACTTTGTCCGAACTGCAAGATGCCGCTTAAGGATATAACCAAACTTCCAACTGACAATGAGTTGCGCCGCAAATCACTACCTGAAGCCGTACTCAATCGCCTTTTCAGAGCGGTTAACAATATGGAGAACGTCAACATCAGAGGTGAAGGATGTAAGCAATGTTCAGGCGTTGGAATTATCGGACAGACCGTAGCATCTGAAATAGTAACCACCGACCATGTGATTCTGAAAGCTGTACGTGCCGGCAATATGGAAGCAGCTCATAAACATTGGAGACATGAGCAAAACGGCCAGACATTTGTCAGCCATGCCATTGACCTGATTGAAGACGGATTGATTGATCCTTACCTGACAGAACGCAGACTTGGTGTGCCATTAAACTATGCCAAGGCTTTCGATGATTTTAACCTTTCCTCTTCCGATCTGGATGAACTGGCCGGTTCCAAAAATGTGGAGGCTCCGCATGGTGCTTCCTGA